One window of Papaver somniferum cultivar HN1 chromosome 9, ASM357369v1, whole genome shotgun sequence genomic DNA carries:
- the LOC113310961 gene encoding uncharacterized protein LOC113310961, protein MGSTSTTSSPPLTYQTHELSISKNNRTRGSLVGTPFSVRIPTKKNACSERSAHSELTLSDSAPSCIFVGPIETASKETLEALYRQARDAYYSGKPLIIDDMFDKVELKLRSYGSKYVVKYPRCSLRRQSTYADAEEDPSQVLALASVWILLLSFGSLSLLLPTFYTVGLAYRDAFNSRLSSYGMTSPFESLSMLNNFLFVAMGLLIGYPIASASVAALQRLWRNDLVALKGSCPSCGEEVFAFVRADQSKKTHHKADCHVCESSLEFRTKVVQTVTKPSRQWVYGRIYLVRQRRKNLRQKLM, encoded by the exons ATGGGCAGCACAAGCACCACCTCTTCTCCACCATTAACATATCAAACTCATGAGCTCTCTATCTCTAAAAACAACAGGACTAGAGGTTCATTAGTAGGAACTCCTTTCTCTGTTAGAATCCCCACGAAAAAAAACGCATGTAGTGAGAGGAGCGCACATTCAGAGCTTACCCTTTCTGATTCTGCACCTTCTTGTATCTTTGTTGGTCCTATTGAGACTGCTAGTAAAGAAACCCTTGAAGCCCTTTATCGGCAA GCACGAGATGCGTATTATAGTGGGAAACCGTTGATTATAGATGATATGTTTGATAAAGTAGAG CTAAAATTGAGGTCTTATGGTTCGAAATATGTCGTGAAGTATCCCCGTTGCAGTCTAAGGCGGCAATCGACGTATGCTGATGCTGAG GAAGATCCTTCACAGGTTTTAGCGTTAGCAAGCGTTTGGATCTTATTACTCTCATTTGGCAGTTTATCCCTTCTATTACCTACGTTTTACACGGTTGGTCTGGCTTATCGGGACGCTTTCAATTCAAGACTCTCTTCGTACGGCATGACGTCTCCATTTGAGTCTCTTTCAATGCTGAACAACTTTCTTTTTGTGGCAATGGGATTATTGATTGGTTATCCAATAGCATCAGCTTCTG TTGCAGCACTTCAGCGACTGTGGAGGAATGACTTGGTGGCATTAAAGGGCTCTTGCCCAAGTTGTGGGGAGGAG GTATTTGCATTTGTGCGTGCGGACCAATCAAAAAAAACACACCACAAAGCAGATTGTCATGTATGCGAGAGCTCTCTAGAATTCCGCACTAAAGTTGTG CAAACTGTTACGAAACCTAGTAGACAATGGGTCTATGGCCGCATTTACTTGGTCAGACAGAGGAGAAAAAATCTACGGCAAAAATTGATGTAG
- the LOC113308108 gene encoding uncharacterized protein LOC113308108: protein MAMRAIFNKISPFSSNTLSLGFIEGTLRIRRSFWCSRFRPTTRKFATKEEEDEFNALKYYIYLEKNTPDDEFSDMIFDSMYESSRYDLPDGYRPSKVVEEIIRKEEEDGERQRIYEEELENERLDE from the exons ATGGCTATGAGAGCAATTTTTAACAAGATATCTCCTTTCTCTTCTAATACTTTATCATTAGGTTTCATAGAAGGAACACTAAGGATTCGTCGTTCCTTTTGGTGTTCAAGATTCCGACCAACTACTAGAAAATTTGCCACTAAG gaggaggaggatgaattCAATGCATTGAAGTATTACATATATCTGGAAAAGAACACACCGGATGATGAGTTTTCCGATATGATTTTTGATTCTATGTATGAATCCTCTCGATATGATCTGCCGGATGGTTATCGGCCTTCAAAAGTTGTCGAGGAAATTATacgaaaagaggaagaagatggtgaACGACAAAGAATTTATGAGGAAGAGCTTGAAAATGAAAGACTTGATGAATAG
- the LOC113312794 gene encoding uncharacterized protein LOC113312794 yields MLQETAYWHNLNNPDVDIPILTSEQDILDSVVVVWSPPPQPKMKINFDGAAGPGGYAFAVVARNTHFRVDGCQAKVLEIMSPVEAQAYGALLSIELAISNGLTQIIIEGDSFAVINALRYHNPHTPLRIKNTISRSKDKLEHFSSVEFSFIKKEANVMARSLAAYVVGNHLSQQ; encoded by the coding sequence ATGCTACAGGAAACTGCATATTGGCATAATCTAAATAATCCTGATGTGGATATCCCCATACTGACTAGTGAACAAGATATCTTAGATTCTGTTGTTGTTGTGTGGTCTCCTCCACCTCAACCTAAAATGAAGATTAACTTTGATGGCGCAGCTGGCCCAGGAGGATATGCTTTTGCTGTAGTAGCAAGAAATACCCACTTTAGAGTTGATGGTTGTCAAGCAAAAGTACTGGAAATCATGTCCCCAGTGGAGGCACAAGCTTATGGAGCACTGTTGAGCATTGAGCTGGCTATCAGCAACGGTCTCACGCAAATTATTATTGAAGGTGACTCTTTTGCTGTGATTAATGCTCTCAGATATCACAACCCTCACACTCCTTTGCGTATAAAGAACACTATCTCCAGATCTAAGGATAAGTTAgaacatttttcttcagttgaaTTTAGTTTCATCAAAAAGGAGGCCAATGTTATGGCACGGTCCTTAGCAGCTTATGTTGTTGGAAACCatttgtctcaacaatag
- the LOC113312795 gene encoding uncharacterized protein LOC113312795, which yields MKYVVLSSSEGDYEDTYLEEEEVVPGQNEDGAFDYYGDYNDQIPDDFEHAVEHVYGEGHGGNEYEHDGDDDEDFGDEEDYDDDEDDDDEDGDDDEEDDDDEDSDGDNDVAYDDVGMYDDDDDVEA from the coding sequence ATGAAATACGTGGTACTTTCATCATCAGAAGGAGATTATGAAGATACGtacttagaagaagaagaagtagttcCTGGTCAAAACGAGGATGGAGCATTTGATTATTATGGAGATTACAATGATCAAATCCCAGATGACTTTGAACATGCAGTTGAACATGTATATGGAGAAGGACATGGGGGAAACGAATATGAACATGATGGAGATGACGATGAGGATTTTGGCGATGAggaagattatgatgatgatgaggacgaTGACGATGAGGATGGTGATGACGATGAGGAggacgatgatgatgaggattctgacggTGACAATGATGTTGCGTACGATGATGTGGGtatgtatgatgatgatgatgatgttgaggcaTAA
- the LOC113312796 gene encoding uncharacterized protein LOC113312796: protein MGYFLADGIYTKFITIVQAFSQTLEIPEYVRSNKYQMAKRKDVERAFGVLQGKFRIVGSPCKYWQQSDLNLIMKCCLILHNMIIEHERRDTDWGRVSLVPIPEPTNNGRVFMSSLKNLEMHLQLRNDLVKHIVARPGRGGQAGDLSSLEVQI, encoded by the coding sequence ATGGGTTATTTCTTAGCTGATGGTATCTATACAAAGTTTATTACAATTGTACAAGCTTTTAGTCAGACATTGGAAATTCCCGAGTATGTAAGATCCAACAAGTATCAAATGGctaaaagaaaggatgtcgagcGTGCTTTTGGGGTGCTTCAGGGTAAATTCAGAATTGTCGGATCACCATGTAAGTATTGGCAACAGTCTGACTTGAACCTGATTATGAAATGTTGTCTTATTTTACACAACATGATTATCGAGCATGAACGTCGGGATACGGATTGGGGCAGAGTTTCTCTTGTTCCGATTCCGGAACCTACCAATAATGGTCGTGTATTTATGTCATCTCTGAAAAACCTAGAAATGCACCTACAACTAAGAAATGATCTTGTCAAGCACATTGTTGCGCGTCCTGGAAGAGGAGGCCAGGCAGGGGACTTGTCTAGTTTGGAGGTTCAGATATGA
- the LOC113312797 gene encoding ribosomal L1 domain-containing protein CG13096-like, with product MVTSSNNDYDYYYSSSSSEEDSKTYVAKARAKKDHVKEMKQNMPLNDRKVTHDELLKRKAEDEALADYRQRRDRFQRRQLAAEEKLRSCTDDVASDASEDEPVWVPRERKIKPHRRTREIERLVEADLEAERKEEEYWDMMYSDPDERPYFLDGPNSDSEEEPDEDSLKDNNDDESDNSDKYDDSDESDASND from the coding sequence atggtgacttccagcaACAACGATTATGATTATTACTATTCTTCTAGTTCTTCCGAAGAGGATTCCAAGACTTATGTAGCCAAAGCTCGAGCCAAGAAGGATCATGTTAAGGAAATGAAACAAAACATGCCTCTTAACGACCGTAAAGTTACTCATGATGAACTCTTGAAGAGAAAAGCCGAGGATGAGGCGTTAGCTGATTATCGACAAAGGAGGGACCGATTCCAGCGCAGACAGTTAGCAGCTGAGGAGAAACTTCGATCTTGTACCGACGATGTAGCTTCGGATGCTTCGGAAGACGAACCCGTGTGGGTGCCACGGGAGCGCAAAATTAAGCCACATCGGCGTACCAGGGAGATTGAGCGATTGGTTGAAGCTGACCTCGAAGCTGAGCGTAAAGAAGAAGAGTACTGGGATATGATGTACAGTGATCCTGATGAAAGACCATACTTCCTCGATGGCCCTAACAGTGACTCTGAGGAAGAACCTGATGAGGATTCTTTGAAAGACAACAATGATGACGAATCTGATAATTCTGACAAATATGACGATTCCGATGAATCTGATGCATCTAATGATTAG